AACTGACCTTCTTTTTTCTTAATTTTCTTAATCTTATTAGTATAATCGGATGAGTAAAAGTAAATTGGTTAAAATTGACACTGACAACGCTGTCATTTATATTGTGCTGGTTAAAAAGTAGTAAGGAGTTGAAGTTGAGAAGTTCATTATTACCATATGGAAAGGGTAAACAAACTGGCTTTACATTAGTAGAAATTCTTATTGTTATCGCTATTTTGGGCATTCTGTATAGCGTAGCACTGCCTGCTTACACTGAGCATATGCAACGTAGTCGCCGCGCAGATATTCAACAAGAGTTATTGCAATACAGTGCCAGTCTTGAGCGTATTTATTCACGAAATGGCGGCTACCCCAATGCATTTTCAACCCAAAATACTGATTACTACACCTTTACCTATACAGCAACTGACAAAGTATCAGGTGCTGTAAGCGACTTTAAAAATCGTGGCTACAGTTTAAAAGCCTCTCCTAAATCGGGTTCGGCGCAAGCAAGTGATCGCTGTGGTGACTTAACCATTAAACATGATGGTAGTTACAACGCTTCATTTAGTGATTGCTGGGAGTAACTAAGTTGCGTCGAATTGCAGGGTTTACCTTAATCGAGTTAATGGTTGTGCTAAGTGTTATTGGCATTATGGCAGCCCTTGCTTTTCCGTCATTTAGTCAACAGATCTTGCAAGATCGCGTTGTAACTACTGCAAATCAATTAAATAGTGTCTATAAGTTTGCACGCAGTGAAGCGGTAAAGCGTGACAAACCTATTAACCTAGTTGTTAGCAATAAGAACTGGCAAGTGACCCTCAATGAGGGCGGGGCAGACACGATTTTGAAAGAATTTTCGATCACTAAAAGCGGTGTTACTGTCAACTTGGTGGCACTGGCAATTAGCGCCAGTGGCGAAGTCGATAAACAAGCTGAAATTTTAGTTAAAGATGAGCACACAAATACCACAGATTACATAATGTGTGTGCTTAAAAGTGGTCAAAACTGGTTAGTTGAAAGTTCACAGCGAGGATGTGCATGAATAAGCAGGCAGGCTTTTCATTATTAGAGGTGATGATTTCAGTGGTGATTGCTGGAATCGCATTATTAGGGTTGGCTGCTGCGCAGCTAAAATCGCTGCAATATGCAACCAATAGCTTTAATTACACCGTGTCACTCATTCAAGGCCAAAATACTATTGAGCGTTTGTGGCCGCGCATTTGTGAAATTCAAAAAACTAATACCGCACTTTTTCAAGACGCGACTTTTAGAGCTTCGCTAGCACCACAAGTCAGTGATTATCAACTGACTATCCCAGCTAATTACAGTGATGATATGCAAATTAATGTCGCTTGGGTTGATAAGCGCATGACAGACAGTGCAAAAAATCAAATTAGTCTAAATGCCAGTTTCCCAGACTTAACGGCGGTATGCTCATGAATAAACGCGCTCAGGGCTTTACTTTAGTTGAACTTATGGTGGCATTGGCCGCAGGCGCTTTTTTACTAGCTGGAGTGAGTTTGTCTTACTCGGCGATTAAAAGCACTGTTGAAGTGAGTAAAGAACTCGAAAAC
The nucleotide sequence above comes from Pseudoalteromonas shioyasakiensis. Encoded proteins:
- a CDS encoding prepilin-type N-terminal cleavage/methylation domain-containing protein, whose product is MNKQAGFSLLEVMISVVIAGIALLGLAAAQLKSLQYATNSFNYTVSLIQGQNTIERLWPRICEIQKTNTALFQDATFRASLAPQVSDYQLTIPANYSDDMQINVAWVDKRMTDSAKNQISLNASFPDLTAVCS
- a CDS encoding prepilin-type N-terminal cleavage/methylation domain-containing protein; this encodes MKLRSSLLPYGKGKQTGFTLVEILIVIAILGILYSVALPAYTEHMQRSRRADIQQELLQYSASLERIYSRNGGYPNAFSTQNTDYYTFTYTATDKVSGAVSDFKNRGYSLKASPKSGSAQASDRCGDLTIKHDGSYNASFSDCWE
- a CDS encoding GspH/FimT family pseudopilin — its product is MRRIAGFTLIELMVVLSVIGIMAALAFPSFSQQILQDRVVTTANQLNSVYKFARSEAVKRDKPINLVVSNKNWQVTLNEGGADTILKEFSITKSGVTVNLVALAISASGEVDKQAEILVKDEHTNTTDYIMCVLKSGQNWLVESSQRGCA